A genomic segment from Luteolibacter ambystomatis encodes:
- a CDS encoding TonB-dependent receptor, translating into MKPKHALLKTAVSTREMVAMTALLTAGYAAAEASPAKPKEDPKKKKDGEESQQNLGDMLVEAVRQSLYRPENVTSQKYTVPLRDVPQTVTVVPKKVIEEQGATTLTEVLRNVPGISIQAGEGGGASSTAGDMFNMRGFNASNSIFVDGVRDDGLVSRDTFNLEAVEAFLGPTGSDVGRGTASGYINMATKSPKLENLYAGSASVASGERFRATADVNQNIGTSLGLGSDDWLSHAALRVNGLYQTGGVAGRDIVERNTYSIAPSLAFGLGTDTRLILQAQYLKQDNIPDYGVPARNGYALPTVDPEWYYGSIYDRDDVTQKSFTARLEHDFNENLQLRTQVRYSENERFAVITSPGYNVANNWITRSRQGNERNNEIFSSQTSLTAKFNTGPLEHAVVGGFEYTYDSQTAPGLTGLGTGPTVPFPFVPNPNFPITGANLAYTGFGSIGSTDTFGLFLFDTIKWGEHWQLSGGIRADTYETRFHSTTATTNVYAMADDTLFSGKVALTYKPVKEGSIYLGYGTTQTPPGTANFTLSTSPTNQNNPNLDPQESQNIELGAKWDFFKSALTVNAAVFHTENTNVIYVSDPGPPQVFSVDGGQEINGATFGVAGKITENWSIIANAAFLDAKLDQPGNANDGKDLTLTPEFSGSIWTTYKLPYNFTIAAGPRYQESVFINAGNTIKVPSYAVLDAMVQYDVNENVTLRLNVYNLLDREYRASINNNGQRYNPGAPLSAMFTTEFKF; encoded by the coding sequence ATGAAACCGAAGCACGCCCTGCTCAAGACCGCCGTCTCCACCCGCGAGATGGTTGCCATGACCGCCCTGCTGACGGCCGGCTACGCCGCAGCCGAAGCCTCCCCCGCCAAGCCGAAAGAAGATCCCAAGAAGAAAAAAGACGGCGAAGAATCCCAACAGAACCTCGGCGACATGCTGGTGGAAGCTGTCCGCCAGTCGCTCTATCGCCCGGAGAACGTCACTTCCCAGAAATACACGGTGCCGCTCCGCGACGTGCCGCAGACCGTGACCGTCGTCCCCAAGAAGGTGATCGAAGAGCAGGGTGCCACCACCCTGACCGAAGTTCTCCGCAACGTGCCGGGCATCTCCATCCAGGCCGGTGAAGGCGGCGGCGCGAGCAGCACCGCCGGTGACATGTTCAACATGCGCGGCTTCAACGCCAGCAACAGCATCTTCGTCGATGGCGTCCGCGATGACGGTCTCGTCTCCCGCGACACCTTCAACCTCGAAGCCGTGGAGGCCTTCCTCGGGCCGACCGGTTCGGACGTGGGCCGCGGCACCGCCTCCGGCTACATCAACATGGCGACCAAGTCGCCGAAGCTTGAAAATCTCTACGCCGGCTCCGCCTCCGTTGCCAGCGGCGAGCGCTTCCGCGCCACCGCCGACGTCAACCAGAACATCGGCACCTCGCTGGGCCTCGGCTCCGATGATTGGCTCAGCCACGCGGCCCTCCGCGTGAACGGCCTCTACCAGACCGGCGGCGTCGCCGGCCGCGACATCGTCGAGAGAAACACCTACTCGATCGCCCCCTCCCTCGCCTTCGGTCTCGGCACGGACACCCGCCTCATCCTGCAAGCCCAGTATCTGAAGCAGGACAACATCCCGGACTACGGCGTCCCGGCCCGCAACGGCTACGCCCTTCCGACCGTCGATCCGGAATGGTACTACGGCAGCATCTATGACCGCGACGATGTCACCCAGAAGAGCTTCACCGCCCGCTTGGAGCATGACTTCAACGAGAACCTCCAGCTCCGCACGCAGGTCCGCTACAGCGAGAACGAGCGCTTCGCCGTGATCACCAGCCCGGGCTACAACGTGGCCAACAACTGGATCACCCGCAGCCGCCAGGGCAACGAGCGCAACAACGAGATCTTCTCCAGCCAGACCAGCCTCACGGCGAAGTTCAACACCGGCCCGCTGGAACACGCGGTCGTCGGCGGCTTCGAATACACTTACGATTCCCAGACAGCCCCCGGCCTCACCGGCCTCGGCACCGGCCCGACCGTCCCCTTCCCGTTCGTCCCGAATCCGAACTTCCCGATCACGGGCGCCAACCTGGCCTACACCGGCTTCGGCAGCATCGGCTCCACGGACACGTTCGGCCTGTTCCTGTTCGACACCATCAAGTGGGGTGAACACTGGCAGCTCAGCGGCGGTATCCGCGCGGACACCTACGAGACCCGCTTCCACTCCACCACCGCCACGACCAACGTCTATGCCATGGCGGATGACACGCTCTTCAGCGGCAAGGTCGCCCTGACCTACAAGCCGGTGAAGGAAGGCAGCATCTATCTCGGCTACGGCACCACCCAGACGCCTCCGGGAACCGCGAACTTCACCCTGAGCACCTCGCCCACCAACCAGAACAACCCGAATCTGGACCCGCAGGAATCCCAGAACATCGAACTGGGTGCGAAGTGGGACTTCTTCAAGTCCGCCCTCACCGTGAATGCCGCCGTGTTCCACACCGAGAACACGAATGTCATCTACGTCAGCGATCCGGGTCCGCCGCAGGTTTTCTCCGTCGATGGCGGACAGGAGATCAACGGTGCCACCTTCGGCGTCGCCGGCAAGATCACCGAGAACTGGAGCATCATCGCCAACGCCGCGTTCCTCGATGCCAAGCTCGACCAGCCCGGCAATGCCAACGATGGCAAGGACCTGACCTTGACCCCGGAATTCTCCGGCAGCATCTGGACCACCTACAAGCTGCCTTACAACTTCACCATCGCGGCCGGCCCGCGCTACCAGGAGTCCGTCTTCATCAACGCTGGCAACACCATCAAGGTGCCGAGCTACGCGGTGCTCGATGCGATGGTCCAGTATGACGTCAACGAGAACGTCACGCTGCGCCTGAACGTCTACAACCTCCTTGATCGCGAATACCGCGCGAGCATCAACAACAACGGCCAGCGCTACAATCCAGGCGCGCCGCTGTCGGCGATGTTTACCACGGAGTTCAAATTCTGA
- a CDS encoding TonB-dependent receptor, which yields MKPKSNLRTAPTTREMLALSAFLATGTALAADAPAQPEPKKDEKKKDGETQQSLGDMVVEAVRQSLYKPEKLQTMKYTVPLRDVPQTVTVVPKEVIREQNASTLRDVLRNVPGISMQAGEGGGGPAGDNLAIRGFAARSDIFVDGIRDTAGGGYIRDPFNFEQVEVTKGPSSSNAGRGSTGGSVNIATKTPHLGNNYDVMLGGGSDDYFRGTFDVNQEIPGLQRAAFRLNGVYHNQDIPGRDFVNQERWGIAPSLAFGLGTDTRFTLSYSHLDQDNVPDYGIPWVSRAKATGLGIAPGIPPVDFDTYYGNLNRDYEETVTDIVTAVFEHDFNDKLKLRNTTRFGVNDRDSVTTAPRFVNGTNASTALNQQFQSRDQVDTAISNQTEIRYDFETGTLKHEMVGGLEFDKEISKNRGRAMLLPNGTTAPAPVVDLFHPNPWAPYTGVLSYTGAVTTVEVDTVSAYLFDTIKFNRQWELSGGLRWDHLETQYDSIAPQSAQSLAAGNLPYESHGFGNDLLSYRAALVYKPQENGSIYLGYGTSFNASSENLAYIAHPIRFPFGTTNPNSTLSLLGADPEKNNTIELGTKWEFFNDKLMVTGALFRTDKTNARTTDPVDPSVVTLTGEQQVQGFELGFTGQITDKWRIMGGYTHLDSEVKKSLVAAEIGSELSNTPDDSFSLWTVHELPFKIEAGLGVQYVGARFNSTNATTRQEAPDYVLVDGMLGYKLNDHVSFRLNAYNLGDKDYIDRVGGGHFVPGQGRSFVFSTNFTF from the coding sequence ATGAAACCGAAGTCCAATCTCCGCACCGCACCAACCACGCGGGAGATGCTGGCGCTCAGCGCCTTTCTCGCCACCGGCACCGCCCTCGCCGCAGACGCTCCGGCCCAACCCGAGCCCAAGAAGGACGAAAAGAAAAAGGACGGCGAAACCCAGCAATCGCTGGGAGACATGGTCGTCGAGGCCGTCCGCCAGTCCCTTTACAAGCCGGAGAAGCTTCAAACCATGAAGTACACGGTGCCGCTGCGGGATGTGCCGCAGACCGTGACCGTGGTGCCGAAGGAAGTGATCCGCGAGCAGAACGCCTCCACCCTCCGCGATGTGCTCCGCAACGTGCCGGGCATCAGCATGCAGGCCGGTGAAGGCGGCGGCGGTCCGGCCGGTGACAACCTCGCGATCCGCGGCTTCGCGGCGCGCTCGGACATTTTCGTCGATGGCATCCGCGATACCGCCGGCGGCGGTTACATCCGCGACCCCTTCAACTTCGAACAGGTGGAAGTCACCAAGGGTCCGTCCTCCTCGAATGCGGGCCGTGGTTCCACCGGTGGTTCCGTGAACATCGCCACCAAGACCCCGCACCTCGGCAACAACTACGATGTGATGCTGGGCGGCGGCTCCGACGATTACTTCCGTGGCACCTTCGACGTGAACCAGGAAATCCCGGGCCTCCAGAGAGCCGCATTCCGCTTGAACGGAGTGTATCACAACCAGGACATCCCGGGCCGTGACTTCGTGAACCAGGAGCGCTGGGGTATCGCCCCCTCGCTGGCCTTCGGCCTCGGCACGGACACCCGCTTCACTCTCAGCTATTCCCACCTCGATCAGGACAACGTGCCGGACTACGGCATCCCCTGGGTGAGCCGCGCGAAGGCCACCGGCCTCGGCATCGCCCCGGGCATCCCGCCCGTCGATTTCGACACCTACTACGGCAACCTGAACCGCGACTACGAGGAAACCGTCACCGACATCGTGACCGCGGTGTTCGAGCACGATTTCAACGACAAGCTGAAGCTGCGCAACACCACCCGCTTCGGCGTCAATGACCGCGACTCCGTGACGACCGCGCCGCGCTTCGTGAACGGCACCAACGCCTCCACCGCGCTCAACCAGCAGTTCCAGTCCCGCGACCAGGTCGACACCGCGATCTCGAACCAGACCGAAATCCGCTACGATTTCGAGACCGGCACGCTGAAGCACGAAATGGTCGGCGGCCTTGAGTTCGACAAGGAGATCTCGAAGAACCGCGGCCGCGCGATGCTACTGCCGAACGGCACCACCGCTCCCGCTCCGGTCGTCGATCTCTTCCACCCGAACCCGTGGGCGCCCTACACCGGCGTCCTCAGCTACACCGGTGCCGTCACTACCGTGGAAGTGGACACGGTCAGCGCCTACCTGTTCGACACGATCAAGTTCAACCGGCAGTGGGAACTCAGCGGTGGCCTGCGCTGGGATCACCTCGAAACCCAGTATGACTCGATCGCACCACAAAGCGCGCAGTCCCTCGCCGCCGGCAACCTGCCTTACGAGTCCCACGGCTTCGGCAACGATCTGCTGAGCTACCGCGCCGCGCTGGTTTACAAGCCGCAGGAGAACGGTTCCATCTACCTCGGCTACGGCACCTCGTTCAACGCCTCGTCCGAGAACCTCGCCTACATCGCCCACCCGATCCGCTTCCCGTTCGGCACCACCAACCCGAACAGCACACTGAGCCTGCTCGGCGCCGATCCGGAGAAAAACAACACGATCGAGCTCGGCACGAAGTGGGAGTTCTTCAATGACAAGCTGATGGTCACCGGCGCGCTCTTCCGCACCGACAAGACCAATGCCCGCACCACCGACCCGGTGGATCCCTCCGTGGTGACCCTCACCGGCGAACAGCAGGTGCAGGGCTTCGAACTCGGCTTCACCGGCCAGATCACGGACAAGTGGCGCATCATGGGTGGCTACACCCACCTCGACAGCGAGGTGAAGAAGTCGCTCGTGGCCGCTGAAATCGGCTCCGAACTCAGCAACACGCCGGACGATTCCTTCAGCCTCTGGACCGTCCATGAGCTGCCGTTCAAGATCGAAGCCGGCCTCGGCGTCCAGTATGTGGGTGCGCGTTTCAACAGCACGAATGCAACCACCCGCCAGGAAGCCCCCGACTACGTCCTCGTGGACGGCATGCTCGGCTACAAGCTGAACGATCACGTCTCCTTCCGCCTGAACGCCTACAACCTCGGCGACAAGGACTACATCGATCGTGTTGGTGGCGGCCACTTCGTCCCAGGCCAAGGCCGCTCGTTCGTCTTCAGCACGAACTTCACGTTCTAA
- a CDS encoding Fe2+-dependent dioxygenase translates to MILCIPDVLTSEQVSEARALLDAAEWADGKTTAGYQASQVKDNMQLPPNHPVARQVGEWILRALSTNPLFMSAALPLHFLPPMFNRYSGGQQFGTHVDGAIRQIPGTSHRIRTDLSCTLFFAAPEEYDGGELIIEDTYGSKSVKLPPGHMVLYPSTSLHHVTPVTRGTRLCSFFWLQSLIRDDQRRSMMFDMDVAIQRLAADVPGHPSEVALTGVYHNLLRQWAEM, encoded by the coding sequence ATGATCCTCTGCATCCCCGACGTCCTCACCTCCGAACAGGTGTCCGAAGCGCGCGCGCTGCTGGATGCAGCTGAGTGGGCGGATGGCAAAACCACCGCCGGCTACCAGGCCAGCCAGGTGAAGGACAACATGCAGCTCCCGCCGAACCATCCGGTGGCGCGGCAGGTGGGCGAGTGGATTCTCCGGGCGCTCTCCACCAATCCGCTGTTCATGTCCGCGGCGCTGCCGCTGCATTTCCTGCCGCCGATGTTCAACCGCTACTCCGGCGGCCAGCAGTTCGGCACCCATGTGGATGGCGCGATCCGCCAGATCCCCGGCACCAGCCATCGCATCCGCACCGATCTCTCCTGCACGCTGTTCTTCGCCGCACCGGAGGAATACGACGGCGGAGAACTCATCATCGAGGACACCTACGGCAGCAAGAGCGTGAAGCTCCCGCCGGGCCACATGGTGCTGTATCCCTCCACCAGCCTGCACCACGTCACGCCGGTGACGCGCGGCACGCGGTTGTGTTCCTTCTTCTGGCTCCAGAGCCTGATCCGTGACGACCAGCGGCGCTCGATGATGTTCGACATGGATGTCGCCATCCAGCGGCTGGCCGCGGACGTGCCCGGGCATCCCTCCGAAGTCGCCCTCACCGGCGTCTATCACAACCTGCTCCGCCAGTGGGCCGAGATGTGA
- a CDS encoding PepSY-associated TM helix domain-containing protein — MVHPTLRRCLFWAHLATGVIAGLVILILAVTGILMSFETQVIGRAESKIVTSKAPVSGTPAGPEELVEAYKASGLPGRPTTLVISSDPEDPAIFQAGREGRQLFHPTTKESLGKGAEGTRRFFQIAVSLHRWLTWPAQRAEGQGQQGQGGPGREGMGMAQRGEGGQGQGPQAQAPGGARGESGQSRPPGAQGESPGEGRNQPLTWRNVGGQITMASTLVFGFLLVSGLVLWIPRKFSKKAFKAVMVPQTRLKGRARDWNWHNLAGFWAAPLLLLVIVTGTIMGYPWANRLMFKAVGEEPPVRQGPGGGEGGGGAREGAGQGEGRPPSEGGGERRRFRGEGGEQAQGEGGERRERGPRPEGAQIAGGDNAGAEGGERRRPRGEGDEQAQGEGGERRERGPRPEGAQAAGGGNAGADGGERRRPRGEGAEGGGMAMGGERRGRGGQQDTRPIVATGLNQALAAAKQDLPAWETITLDLPGDTTKPVTATVTDAGRGRPDRRVKLTIDRETMAVTARENSFEKLTTGGKMRQFVRWLHTGEAGGAFGQFLAALGCVSAVVLVYTGFALAWRRLAGMIKNKRAKKKESAA; from the coding sequence ATGGTTCATCCCACCCTCCGCCGCTGTTTGTTCTGGGCCCACCTCGCCACCGGTGTCATCGCCGGATTGGTCATTCTCATCCTCGCCGTCACCGGCATCCTGATGTCGTTCGAGACACAGGTCATCGGCCGTGCCGAGTCGAAGATCGTCACATCGAAAGCGCCTGTCTCGGGCACGCCCGCAGGCCCCGAGGAACTGGTGGAAGCCTACAAGGCCTCCGGTCTTCCCGGCCGCCCGACCACGCTGGTCATTTCCTCCGATCCGGAAGATCCCGCCATCTTCCAGGCAGGCCGCGAGGGACGCCAGTTGTTCCATCCGACCACCAAGGAATCGCTCGGCAAGGGAGCGGAGGGTACCCGCCGCTTCTTCCAGATCGCCGTCTCGCTCCACCGTTGGCTGACGTGGCCCGCCCAGCGTGCCGAAGGCCAGGGACAACAGGGACAAGGTGGTCCGGGTCGCGAAGGCATGGGCATGGCCCAGCGCGGCGAAGGCGGCCAAGGTCAGGGCCCGCAGGCCCAGGCGCCCGGTGGTGCTCGTGGCGAGAGCGGTCAAAGCCGCCCCCCGGGCGCTCAGGGCGAAAGCCCGGGAGAAGGCCGCAACCAACCCCTCACCTGGCGCAATGTCGGCGGCCAGATCACCATGGCGTCCACGCTGGTCTTCGGCTTCCTGCTGGTGAGCGGTCTGGTGCTGTGGATTCCCCGCAAGTTTTCGAAGAAGGCCTTCAAGGCGGTCATGGTGCCGCAAACACGACTCAAGGGCCGCGCCCGCGATTGGAACTGGCACAACCTCGCCGGTTTCTGGGCCGCGCCGCTGCTGCTGCTGGTGATCGTCACCGGCACGATCATGGGCTACCCATGGGCGAATCGCCTGATGTTCAAAGCCGTGGGTGAAGAACCACCGGTACGCCAAGGTCCGGGTGGCGGTGAAGGTGGCGGTGGTGCCCGCGAAGGCGCGGGTCAGGGCGAAGGCCGCCCGCCATCCGAGGGTGGCGGCGAGCGCCGTCGCTTCCGTGGTGAAGGCGGAGAACAGGCCCAAGGTGAAGGCGGCGAGCGTCGCGAACGCGGTCCGCGCCCCGAAGGTGCTCAAATCGCTGGCGGTGACAACGCGGGTGCCGAAGGTGGCGAACGCCGCCGCCCTCGCGGAGAAGGCGATGAGCAAGCCCAAGGTGAAGGTGGTGAGCGTCGTGAGCGCGGCCCGCGGCCCGAAGGCGCACAAGCCGCCGGTGGCGGGAACGCAGGTGCCGATGGCGGAGAGCGCCGTCGCCCACGTGGTGAGGGTGCCGAAGGTGGTGGCATGGCCATGGGTGGCGAGCGTCGCGGACGCGGCGGCCAGCAGGATACCCGCCCCATCGTCGCAACCGGTCTCAACCAGGCACTCGCAGCGGCCAAGCAGGATCTGCCGGCATGGGAAACCATCACGCTTGATCTCCCCGGCGATACCACCAAGCCCGTCACCGCTACCGTAACGGACGCCGGCCGCGGCCGCCCCGACCGCCGCGTGAAGCTCACGATCGATCGCGAGACCATGGCGGTGACCGCGCGTGAGAACAGCTTCGAAAAGCTCACCACCGGCGGCAAGATGCGCCAGTTCGTGCGCTGGCTGCACACCGGTGAAGCCGGTGGTGCCTTCGGTCAGTTCCTCGCCGCGCTGGGTTGCGTCTCCGCCGTCGTGCTGGTCTATACCGGCTTCGCCCTCGCGTGGCGCCGCCTGGCAGGCATGATCAAGAACAAGCGCGCGAAGAAGAAGGAATCCGCCGCGTGA
- a CDS encoding alpha/beta hydrolase family protein, producing MNLPEFRNRLGERIDTSFHSAPREDVLLVLGHGLTGNKDRPLLIALAEGLSKRGWPCLRISYTGSGGSEGRFEDVTITKETEDLADLLDALPEGVRIAYCGHSMGGAVGVITTAADARIRVLVTLSGMVYTANFVEREFDDIVPGEGVMWEDPDFPLSKVYVADLQAIGDTLDVAAEIEVPWLLIHGSQDDIIPVLDSEDAYAAAQCDKHLVEIDGADHVFDETSYPRIIEEVDAWLKEYL from the coding sequence ATGAATCTTCCCGAATTCCGCAACCGCCTCGGCGAACGTATCGATACTTCATTCCACTCCGCGCCGCGCGAGGATGTGCTGCTCGTGCTCGGACACGGCCTCACCGGCAACAAGGATCGCCCGCTGCTCATCGCTCTCGCCGAGGGTTTGTCGAAGCGCGGCTGGCCGTGCTTGCGAATTTCCTACACGGGTAGCGGTGGCTCCGAAGGGCGTTTCGAGGATGTTACCATCACGAAGGAAACCGAGGACCTCGCCGATCTGCTCGACGCGCTGCCGGAAGGTGTCCGAATCGCCTACTGCGGTCACAGCATGGGCGGCGCGGTGGGCGTGATCACCACGGCGGCCGATGCGCGCATCCGGGTGCTGGTCACGCTTTCCGGGATGGTTTACACGGCGAATTTCGTCGAGCGTGAGTTCGATGACATCGTGCCCGGGGAGGGTGTGATGTGGGAGGACCCGGACTTCCCGCTTTCGAAGGTGTATGTGGCGGATCTCCAGGCCATCGGCGACACGCTCGATGTGGCTGCGGAGATCGAGGTGCCGTGGTTGCTGATCCATGGCTCGCAGGATGACATCATCCCGGTGCTCGACAGCGAGGATGCCTATGCCGCCGCACAATGCGACAAGCACCTCGTGGAGATCGATGGCGCGGACCACGTCTTCGATGAGACGAGCTATCCGCGGATCATCGAAGAGGTGGATGCGTGGCTGAAGGAGTATTTGTGA
- a CDS encoding NAD(P)-dependent oxidoreductase gives MKIETIAVVGVGRMGANMARRLKDTGHTVSAVYDVKHEVAQGLATELGCGAPSTLAETAASADLVITVVTDDAAMRGIFAKEGDTLLTNATGKVFMNCATVSPAVHQEISAACEAAGASALEACMASSITQARNGTLYLMVGGDAETFARVEPILKDLSASLRHVGGVGQAAKVKALVNMVMNINTAGLAEGLGLGAALGLDLQMLKEVFSQTGANSRVLETDGDDMIAREHDCFFSASHAAKDSGIANALAAEAGVDVPLSRATEAQYRRLIDLDLGELDKSGIAEITFPGRSA, from the coding sequence GTGAAAATCGAAACGATCGCGGTGGTGGGCGTGGGGCGCATGGGCGCGAACATGGCCCGCCGCTTGAAGGACACCGGCCACACCGTGAGCGCGGTGTATGATGTGAAACATGAGGTGGCCCAGGGGCTGGCGACCGAGCTGGGTTGTGGCGCGCCTTCGACTCTGGCGGAGACGGCTGCCTCCGCCGATCTGGTGATCACGGTGGTCACGGACGACGCTGCGATGCGCGGGATTTTTGCGAAGGAAGGCGATACCCTTCTCACCAATGCGACCGGCAAGGTGTTCATGAACTGCGCCACAGTGAGCCCGGCGGTGCATCAGGAGATTTCCGCCGCATGCGAAGCGGCGGGTGCGTCCGCGCTCGAAGCCTGTATGGCCTCCAGCATCACCCAGGCCCGCAATGGCACGCTGTATCTGATGGTCGGCGGCGATGCCGAGACGTTCGCCCGGGTGGAGCCGATCCTGAAGGATCTCTCTGCCTCGTTGCGCCACGTCGGCGGTGTTGGTCAGGCCGCGAAGGTGAAGGCACTGGTGAACATGGTGATGAACATCAACACCGCGGGCCTCGCCGAAGGGCTGGGTCTTGGTGCCGCGCTTGGTCTTGATCTCCAGATGCTCAAGGAAGTGTTTTCCCAGACCGGTGCGAACTCCCGCGTGCTGGAAACCGATGGCGATGACATGATCGCCCGCGAGCACGATTGCTTTTTCTCCGCCAGCCACGCCGCGAAGGACAGCGGCATCGCCAATGCGCTCGCCGCGGAGGCGGGCGTGGATGTTCCGCTTTCCCGCGCCACCGAGGCCCAATACCGCCGCTTGATCGATCTCGATCTGGGCGAACTCGACAAGTCCGGCATCGCCGAAATCACTTTCCCCGGGCGCTCCGCCTGA
- a CDS encoding DEAD/DEAH box helicase, whose translation MDTPPFSELGLPEELLAAVESLGFERPSPIQALSIPVALTGSDMLGLSQTGSGKTAAFALPVLAKINLQTYAPQALMVCPTRELAVQVCEEVHRLGAKMRGLRAVPVYGGAPMDRQLRALRDGAHIVVGTPGRLLDHVRRGSFDTSQIAHVVLDEADRMLDLGFREEMEEMLAALPKERQTLFFSATMSPGVKRLIEHFGRDPKTVKVEQKAMTVSTIDQSCIEVRERSKVEVISRLLDMEAPKLAIIFCNTKRAVDECTEALLARGYSADRLHGDITQQMRERVLKRFRDGIIEVLVATDVAARGLDVEDIEAVFNYDLPQDPEDYVHRIGRTGRAGRSGRAVSFVFGREIHRLEMIERYTRHPIRRERVPSQEQVEGKLADQLFEEVKERLTESKFNSYQDQMDRLLEQGFTPTDVASVLFTMLRESSGREFGEIAEDREEPRERRRPGERPVREPREPRERAPRGDDADMTPLFFSLGKMHGVRPGEIVGMLYNEAGLPQGSIGHIKLFDKHSRIDVRSEHAERLLQVVKGIKLRGRPFILDYDRGPGDRTRGHGR comes from the coding sequence ATGGATACGCCTCCCTTCTCCGAACTCGGCCTTCCCGAGGAATTGCTCGCCGCTGTTGAATCCCTCGGGTTCGAGCGTCCCTCTCCGATCCAGGCGCTTTCGATTCCGGTCGCCCTGACCGGCTCGGACATGCTCGGTCTTTCGCAGACCGGCTCCGGCAAGACCGCGGCCTTCGCCCTTCCGGTGCTGGCGAAAATCAATCTCCAGACTTACGCGCCGCAGGCGCTGATGGTCTGCCCGACCCGCGAACTCGCGGTGCAGGTGTGCGAAGAGGTTCACCGCTTGGGTGCGAAGATGCGCGGTCTGCGCGCGGTGCCGGTCTATGGTGGCGCGCCGATGGACCGCCAGCTCCGCGCGTTGCGCGATGGCGCCCACATCGTGGTGGGCACGCCGGGCCGCCTGCTCGATCACGTCCGCCGTGGTTCCTTCGATACTTCCCAGATCGCCCACGTGGTGCTGGATGAGGCGGACCGCATGCTTGATCTCGGTTTCCGTGAGGAGATGGAGGAAATGCTCGCCGCGCTGCCGAAGGAGCGCCAGACGTTGTTCTTCTCCGCGACGATGAGCCCGGGCGTGAAGCGCCTGATCGAGCACTTCGGCCGTGATCCGAAGACGGTGAAGGTGGAGCAGAAGGCGATGACCGTCTCGACCATCGACCAGTCGTGCATCGAGGTGCGCGAGCGCTCGAAGGTGGAGGTGATCTCCCGCCTGCTCGACATGGAGGCACCGAAGCTCGCCATCATTTTCTGCAATACCAAGCGCGCGGTGGACGAGTGTACCGAAGCGCTGCTGGCCCGCGGCTATTCCGCCGACCGTTTGCACGGCGATATCACCCAGCAGATGCGCGAGCGCGTGCTGAAGCGTTTCCGCGATGGCATCATCGAAGTGCTCGTCGCCACCGACGTGGCCGCGCGCGGTCTGGATGTCGAGGACATCGAGGCGGTGTTCAACTACGATCTGCCGCAGGATCCGGAAGACTACGTGCATCGCATCGGCCGCACCGGCCGTGCAGGTCGCAGCGGCCGCGCCGTGAGCTTCGTCTTCGGCCGCGAAATCCACCGTTTGGAAATGATCGAGCGCTACACGCGCCACCCGATCCGCCGTGAGCGCGTGCCCTCGCAGGAGCAGGTGGAGGGCAAGCTCGCCGACCAGCTTTTCGAGGAAGTGAAGGAGCGTCTCACCGAGTCGAAGTTCAATTCGTATCAGGACCAGATGGACCGCCTGCTCGAGCAGGGCTTTACGCCCACCGATGTGGCGAGCGTCCTTTTCACCATGCTGCGTGAATCCAGCGGCCGCGAGTTCGGCGAGATCGCCGAGGACCGCGAGGAGCCGCGCGAGCGCCGCCGTCCGGGCGAGCGCCCGGTGCGCGAGCCGCGTGAACCCCGCGAGCGCGCGCCGCGTGGCGATGATGCAGACATGACTCCGCTGTTCTTCTCGCTCGGAAAGATGCATGGCGTCCGCCCCGGCGAGATCGTCGGCATGCTTTACAACGAAGCCGGTCTGCCGCAGGGCTCGATCGGTCACATCAAGCTTTTCGACAAGCACAGCCGCATCGACGTGCGCTCCGAACACGCCGAGCGCCTGCTCCAGGTGGTGAAGGGAATCAAGCTGCGCGGCCGTCCGTTCATCCTCGATTACGACCGCGGTCCGGGAGACCGCACCCGTGGTCACGGCCGTTGA